A DNA window from Macadamia integrifolia cultivar HAES 741 chromosome 4, SCU_Mint_v3, whole genome shotgun sequence contains the following coding sequences:
- the LOC122076793 gene encoding pentatricopeptide repeat-containing protein At1g59720, chloroplastic/mitochondrial, with the protein MGLVATPSLPSRLFTINNNEQAFPNLLVAVKDCTSMSQLKQTHARTLRMASGHHPDDTLFLCSRILHFSAFNDLDYSSRLFDQIENPNSFIWNTLMRGYAWSVDFKVQALVLYRRMLVDGRVTPDKHTFPFVLKACAFLFAMSEGEQIHAHILKLGLDSDTYVNNSLIHFYATCGWLALARKVFERMSERSLVSWNVMIDGYAQSGDSVTALQLFIEVQKLFQPDGFTLQSVICACAGLGALSLGMWVHAYALKKCKAEVINDVLMNNSLLDMYCKCGSLHMARQIFGTMPKRDVTSWNSMILGFATHGQVEEALEAFSCMCEADDKCLPNSITFVGVLSACNHGGLVNEGLRYFDLMISECKIEAQLEHYGCIIDLLARAGLLEEALNLVSNMPMKPDVVIWRSLLDACCKKNATIELSEEVAKQVLESEGGICSGVYVLLSRVYAIANRWDEVGLIRKLMSDNGITKEPGCSSVHVDGEVHQFLAGDTSHSQTKEIYQVLDVIEQRLESVGYVPDLSQAAMVDEIEDGKQHSLRLHSERLAIAFGLLKSTPGVPILIFKNLRVCNDCHRVTKLISREFKVEIVVRDRVRFHHFKDGSCSCMDYW; encoded by the coding sequence ATGGGTTTGGTGGCGACACCAAGCCTACCTTCTCGTCTCTTTACCATCAACAACAACGAACAGGCATTTCCGAATCTGCTCGTCGCCGTGAAGGACTGCACAAGCATGTCCCAACTGAAACAAACTCATGCTCGAACCCTACGAATGGCGTCGGGCCATCATCCTGACGACACCCTCTTTTTATGCAGTCGAATTTTGCATTTCTCTGCCTTTAATGATCTCGATTACTCGTCTCGGTTATTTGACCAAATCGAGAACCCTAATTCATTCATATGGAACACTCTTATGAGAGGCTACGCCTGGAGCGTGGACTTCAAGGTTCAAGCCCTTGTCCTCTATCGGAGAATGTTGGTCGATGGTCGCGTTACTCCGGACAAGCACACCTTTCCTTTTGTTCTCAAGGCCTGCGCTTTCTTATTCGCCATGTCCGAAGGCGAACAGATTCATGCACATATTTTGAAACTTGGGCTTGATTCGGATACGTATGTGAATAACAGCCTCATTCATTTCTATGCCACCTGTGGATGGTTGGCTCTAGCGCGGAAGGTGTTTGAGAGAATGTCTGAGAGAAGTTTAGTCTCGTGGAATGTTATGATTGATGGGTATGCTCAATCTGGAGACTCTGTCACTGCATTACAACTTTTCATTGAGGTCCAGAAATTGTTCCAACCAGATGGGTTTACACTGCAGAGCGTTATATGTGCTTGTGCCGGCCTGGGGGCTCTCTCTTTAGGGATGTGGGTTCATGCGTATGCCCTCAAGAAGTGCAAAGCAGAGGTAATTAACGATGTTTTAATGAACAACTCACTACTGGATATGTACTGCAAATGTGGATCGTTACATATGGCTCGCCAAATCTTCGGGACAATGCCGAAACGAGATGTAACTTCTTGGAATTCCATGATTCTAGGATTTGCTACTCATGGGCAGGTTGAGGAAGCTCTAGAGGCTTTCAGTTGCATGTGTGAAGCCGATGATAAGTGTTTGCCCAATTCCATCACCTTTGTTGGTGTTCTGAGTGCATGTAATCATGGAGGTCTTGTTAATGAGGGACTTAGATACTTTGATTTGATGATCAGTGAGTGCAAAATAGAAGCTCAACTAGAACACTATGGTTGCATAATTGATCTCCTCGCCCGTGCCGGACTCTTAGAAGAAGCTCTGAATCTTGTTTCAAACATGCCCATGAAGCCTGATGTTGTTATCTGGAgaagtcttcttgatgcttgtTGCAAGAAAAATGCTACAATCGAGCTCAGTGAAGAAGTGGCTAAACAAGTTCTTGAGTCAGAAGGAGGAATCTGTAGTGGTGTCTATGTGCTCTTGTCAAGAGTCTATGCCATTGCTAACCGTTGGGATGAGGTTGGGTTGATCAGGAAATTAATGAGTGACAATGGCATAACTAAAGAACCCGGATGCAGTTCAGTACATGTAGATGGTGAGGTTCATCAATTTCTAGCTGGGGACACATCACACTCTCAAACCAAAGAGATCTACCAAGTTTTGGATGTGATTGAACAGAGACTTGAATCAGTGGGTTACGTACCAGACTTGTCACAAGCGGCTATGGTTGATGAAATTGAAGATGGGAAGCAGCATTCGCTTCGGCTACACAGTGAAAGACTTGCCATTGCTTTTGGGCTTCTCAAGTCCACACCAGGAGTGCCAATTCTCATATTTAAAAATCTACGGGTCTGCAATGATTGTCACAGGGTAACTAAACTGATCTCAAGAGAATTTAAAGTGGAGATTGTTGTTAGGGACCGCGTTCGATTCCATCATTTCAAAGATGGTTCATGCTCTTGCATGGATTATTGgtga
- the LOC122076641 gene encoding pentatricopeptide repeat-containing protein At1g18900-like isoform X1, whose amino-acid sequence MQTMLRTKQLGTFSHCARTFFLSGSRCSTADGSSCVCTEDETCVSRKQQRSNEVLLPQKTPEQAQSPLSGDAVGTVGHHRAESGVYRAPVPHIPPTPASSARFGDANYVSGNVIDAQKNLVPTSTLVSDHFVKAGIAAVSFLYDLANYKLPTSDGSGALLLPQNCMVDSTRPISNVRSSNGKPHKSGYSKSHGKPSVDVARGSHSTAHYNGSKGKAEKPGTGTEKGFDRVSSTAARNSVNTHGLASDSTDGRQSIPQRQGDSYHFVAKSKAKGRTSEGKVFGGISEGIKSVDRVQKPQRCAKMPTGTTSMSRQSVNAGQAVDRANHILQQMKWGPAAEQALGNLCSFNAYQANQILKQLQDHSVAQNFFYWLKHQPGFKHDEHSYTTMVGVLGRARQFSAINKLLDEMVRDGCRPNVVTYNRLIHSYGRANYMGEAINVFYQMQKAGCKPDRVTYCTLIDIHAKAGFLDVAMDMYQRMQEVGLSPDTFTYSVIINCLGKAGHLAAAYKLFCEMIAHGCVPNLVTYNIMIALQAKARNYPSALKLYRDMQTAGFRPDKVTYSIVMEVLGHCGYLDEAEAVFAEMKLNNWAPDEPVYGLLVDLWGKAGNVDKARGWYLAMLNDGLRPNVPTCNSLLSAFLRVFRFSDAHDVLLSMMRLGLQPSLQTYTLLLSFCTETQSPLEMGFCCKLMAITGHPAHGFLQSLPAAEPDGKNVRAHASYFLDLMHSEDRESKRGLVDAVIDFLHKSGLKEEAGSVWEVAAQKNVYPDAVREKRSCYWLINLHVMSDGTAVTALSRTLAWFRRQMLASGIGPNRIDIVTGWGRRSRVTGSSLVRQTVEELLHMFQFPFFTENGNSGCFVGCGEPLGRWLLHPYVERMHLL is encoded by the coding sequence ATGCAGACAATGTTAAGAACAAAACAGCTTGGTACCTTTTCCCATTGTGCGAGGACTTTCTTCCTTAGTGGTTCACGTTGTAGTACTGCAGATGGAAGTTCATGTGTCTGCACTGAAGACGAGACCTGTGTCTCACGGAAGCAGCAAAGAAGTAATGAAGTTCTGCTTCCACAAAAGACCCCAGAACAAGCACAAAGTCCACTTTCAGGAGATGCAGTGGGAACAGTTGGTCATCACAGAGCAGAGAGTGGTGTCTATCGAGCTCCAGTGCCACATATACCACCTACTCCTGCTTCTTCAGCAAGGTTTGGTGATGCAAATTATGTTAGTGGCAATGTCATTGATGCTCAGAAGAATTTGGTGCCTACATCCACTCTTGTTTCTGACCACTTTGTTAAGGCTGGTATTGCAGCAGTTAGTTTCCTTTATGATTTGGCTAATTACAAGCTTCCTACATCAGATGGAAGTGGGGCACTTTTGTTGCCCCAGAACTGTATGGTTGATTCTACTAGGCCTATTTCCAATGTAAGGTCATCAAATGGGAAGCCCCATAAAAGTGGCTACTCCAAATCTCATGGAAAACCATCAGTTGATGTAGCAAGAGGGTCACACTCTACAGCTCACTATAATGGTTCAAAAGGTAAAGCTGAAAAACCTGGAACTGGTACAGAGAAAGGTTTTGACCGTGTATCAAGCACAGCAGCAAGGAATTCTGTAAATACCCACGGCTTGGCTTCAGATTCTACTGATGGGAGGCAGTCCATACCACAGCGACAGGGTGATTCCTATCACTTCGTTGCCAAGTCCAAGGCAAAAGGACGGACTTCAGAAGGTAAAGTTTTTGGAGGCATTTCTGAAGGCATTAAATCAGTTGATAGGGTTCAGAAGCCCCAGAGATGTGCAAAAATGCCAACAGGAACCACCTCAATGAGCCGGCAGTCTGTAAATGCTGGGCAGGCTGTGGACCGTGCTAACCATATTCTGCAACAGATGAAGTGGGGGCCAGCAGCAGAACAGGCTCTTGGGAATCTTTGCTCATTCAATGCCTATCAAGCGAATCAAATTCTGAAGCAGCTTCAAGATCATTCAgttgctcaaaattttttctACTGGTTGAAACACCAGCCAGGGTTTAAACATGATGAGCATAGTTACACCACCATGGTTGGTGTTCTTGGTCGTGCCAGACAGTTCAGCGCAATAAACAAGTTGTTGGATGAGATGGTCAGGGATGGCTGCCGCCCTAATGTGGTTACATACAACCGATTGATTCATAGTTATGGCCGGGCAAATTACATGGGTGAAGCGATCAATGTTTTCTACCAGATGCAAAAAGCTGGATGCAAACCTGATCGAGTAACCTACTGCACACTAATTGATATCCATGCGAAGGCGGGGTTTCTTGATGTTGCAATGGACATGTATCAGAGGATGCAAGAGGTGGGTCTTTCTCCTGATACATTTACATACAGTGTGATAATCAACTGCCTTGGGAAAGCCGGTCATCTAGCTGCTGCTTACAAGCTGTTCTGTGAGATGATTGCTCATGGTTGTGTTCCCAATTTGGTTACATACAATATCATGATTGCATTGCAAGCAAAGGCGAGGAACTACCCTAGTGCATTAAAACTGTACCGGGACATGCAGACTGCTGGATTCCGACCTGATAAGGTGACATACAGCATTGTAATGGAGGTCCTTGGTCATTGCGGCTATCTTGATGAAGCAGAAGCTGTCTTTGCAGAGATGAAACTCAATAATTGGGCTCCTGATGAACCTGTATATGGTCTCCTGGTTGACTTGTGGGGAAAAGCTGGTAACGTTGACAAGGCTCGAGGATGGTATCTAGCGATGCTCAATGATGGTCTACGCCCGAATGTTCCAACATGCAATTCGTTGCTTAGTGCATTCCTTAGAGTATTCCGTTTCTCTGATGCTCATGATGTGCTGCTGAGCATGATGAGATTGGGTCTGCAACCTTCGCTGCAGACATATACTTTGCTCCTTAGTTTCTGTACAGAAACACAATCACCACTGGAAATGGGCTTTTGTTGTAAGCTTATGGCTATCACTGGCCACCCTGCTCATGGATTCCTACAGTCCCTGCCTGCTGCAGAACCAGACGGGAAGAATGTACGAGCTCATGCTAGCTACTTCTTGGACCTTATGCACAGTGAGGATAGGGAGAGCAAGAGGGGACTTGTGGATGCAGTCATAGATTTCCTTCATAAATCAGGCCTCAAGGAGGAGGCAGGCTCAGTCTGGGAGGTTGCCGcacagaagaatgtctatccaGATGCAGTAAGGGAGAAAAGATCCTGCTATTGGCTTATCAACCTTCATGTTATGTCAGATGGAACTGCGGTTACAGCCTTGTCAAGGACGCTTGCCTGGTTTCGCAGGCAAATGCTTGCATCAGGCATTGGACCCAATCGCATCGACATTGTGACTGGATGGGGCCGGCGCAGCAGGGTAACTGGATCTTCTCTTGTCAGGCAAACAGTGGAAGAGCTGCTTCATATGTTTcagtttcctttctttactGAAAATGGTAACTCTGGGTGTTTTGTGGGGTGTGGTGAGCCTCTCGGCAGATGGTTGCTTCACCCCTATGTGGAGCGAATGCACTTGTTATAG
- the LOC122076641 gene encoding pentatricopeptide repeat-containing protein At1g18900-like isoform X2, producing the protein MLRTKQLGTFSHCARTFFLSGSRCSTADGSSCVCTEDETCVSRKQQRSNEVLLPQKTPEQAQSPLSGDAVGTVGHHRAESGVYRAPVPHIPPTPASSARFGDANYVSGNVIDAQKNLVPTSTLVSDHFVKAGIAAVSFLYDLANYKLPTSDGSGALLLPQNCMVDSTRPISNVRSSNGKPHKSGYSKSHGKPSVDVARGSHSTAHYNGSKGKAEKPGTGTEKGFDRVSSTAARNSVNTHGLASDSTDGRQSIPQRQGDSYHFVAKSKAKGRTSEGKVFGGISEGIKSVDRVQKPQRCAKMPTGTTSMSRQSVNAGQAVDRANHILQQMKWGPAAEQALGNLCSFNAYQANQILKQLQDHSVAQNFFYWLKHQPGFKHDEHSYTTMVGVLGRARQFSAINKLLDEMVRDGCRPNVVTYNRLIHSYGRANYMGEAINVFYQMQKAGCKPDRVTYCTLIDIHAKAGFLDVAMDMYQRMQEVGLSPDTFTYSVIINCLGKAGHLAAAYKLFCEMIAHGCVPNLVTYNIMIALQAKARNYPSALKLYRDMQTAGFRPDKVTYSIVMEVLGHCGYLDEAEAVFAEMKLNNWAPDEPVYGLLVDLWGKAGNVDKARGWYLAMLNDGLRPNVPTCNSLLSAFLRVFRFSDAHDVLLSMMRLGLQPSLQTYTLLLSFCTETQSPLEMGFCCKLMAITGHPAHGFLQSLPAAEPDGKNVRAHASYFLDLMHSEDRESKRGLVDAVIDFLHKSGLKEEAGSVWEVAAQKNVYPDAVREKRSCYWLINLHVMSDGTAVTALSRTLAWFRRQMLASGIGPNRIDIVTGWGRRSRVTGSSLVRQTVEELLHMFQFPFFTENGNSGCFVGCGEPLGRWLLHPYVERMHLL; encoded by the coding sequence ATGTTAAGAACAAAACAGCTTGGTACCTTTTCCCATTGTGCGAGGACTTTCTTCCTTAGTGGTTCACGTTGTAGTACTGCAGATGGAAGTTCATGTGTCTGCACTGAAGACGAGACCTGTGTCTCACGGAAGCAGCAAAGAAGTAATGAAGTTCTGCTTCCACAAAAGACCCCAGAACAAGCACAAAGTCCACTTTCAGGAGATGCAGTGGGAACAGTTGGTCATCACAGAGCAGAGAGTGGTGTCTATCGAGCTCCAGTGCCACATATACCACCTACTCCTGCTTCTTCAGCAAGGTTTGGTGATGCAAATTATGTTAGTGGCAATGTCATTGATGCTCAGAAGAATTTGGTGCCTACATCCACTCTTGTTTCTGACCACTTTGTTAAGGCTGGTATTGCAGCAGTTAGTTTCCTTTATGATTTGGCTAATTACAAGCTTCCTACATCAGATGGAAGTGGGGCACTTTTGTTGCCCCAGAACTGTATGGTTGATTCTACTAGGCCTATTTCCAATGTAAGGTCATCAAATGGGAAGCCCCATAAAAGTGGCTACTCCAAATCTCATGGAAAACCATCAGTTGATGTAGCAAGAGGGTCACACTCTACAGCTCACTATAATGGTTCAAAAGGTAAAGCTGAAAAACCTGGAACTGGTACAGAGAAAGGTTTTGACCGTGTATCAAGCACAGCAGCAAGGAATTCTGTAAATACCCACGGCTTGGCTTCAGATTCTACTGATGGGAGGCAGTCCATACCACAGCGACAGGGTGATTCCTATCACTTCGTTGCCAAGTCCAAGGCAAAAGGACGGACTTCAGAAGGTAAAGTTTTTGGAGGCATTTCTGAAGGCATTAAATCAGTTGATAGGGTTCAGAAGCCCCAGAGATGTGCAAAAATGCCAACAGGAACCACCTCAATGAGCCGGCAGTCTGTAAATGCTGGGCAGGCTGTGGACCGTGCTAACCATATTCTGCAACAGATGAAGTGGGGGCCAGCAGCAGAACAGGCTCTTGGGAATCTTTGCTCATTCAATGCCTATCAAGCGAATCAAATTCTGAAGCAGCTTCAAGATCATTCAgttgctcaaaattttttctACTGGTTGAAACACCAGCCAGGGTTTAAACATGATGAGCATAGTTACACCACCATGGTTGGTGTTCTTGGTCGTGCCAGACAGTTCAGCGCAATAAACAAGTTGTTGGATGAGATGGTCAGGGATGGCTGCCGCCCTAATGTGGTTACATACAACCGATTGATTCATAGTTATGGCCGGGCAAATTACATGGGTGAAGCGATCAATGTTTTCTACCAGATGCAAAAAGCTGGATGCAAACCTGATCGAGTAACCTACTGCACACTAATTGATATCCATGCGAAGGCGGGGTTTCTTGATGTTGCAATGGACATGTATCAGAGGATGCAAGAGGTGGGTCTTTCTCCTGATACATTTACATACAGTGTGATAATCAACTGCCTTGGGAAAGCCGGTCATCTAGCTGCTGCTTACAAGCTGTTCTGTGAGATGATTGCTCATGGTTGTGTTCCCAATTTGGTTACATACAATATCATGATTGCATTGCAAGCAAAGGCGAGGAACTACCCTAGTGCATTAAAACTGTACCGGGACATGCAGACTGCTGGATTCCGACCTGATAAGGTGACATACAGCATTGTAATGGAGGTCCTTGGTCATTGCGGCTATCTTGATGAAGCAGAAGCTGTCTTTGCAGAGATGAAACTCAATAATTGGGCTCCTGATGAACCTGTATATGGTCTCCTGGTTGACTTGTGGGGAAAAGCTGGTAACGTTGACAAGGCTCGAGGATGGTATCTAGCGATGCTCAATGATGGTCTACGCCCGAATGTTCCAACATGCAATTCGTTGCTTAGTGCATTCCTTAGAGTATTCCGTTTCTCTGATGCTCATGATGTGCTGCTGAGCATGATGAGATTGGGTCTGCAACCTTCGCTGCAGACATATACTTTGCTCCTTAGTTTCTGTACAGAAACACAATCACCACTGGAAATGGGCTTTTGTTGTAAGCTTATGGCTATCACTGGCCACCCTGCTCATGGATTCCTACAGTCCCTGCCTGCTGCAGAACCAGACGGGAAGAATGTACGAGCTCATGCTAGCTACTTCTTGGACCTTATGCACAGTGAGGATAGGGAGAGCAAGAGGGGACTTGTGGATGCAGTCATAGATTTCCTTCATAAATCAGGCCTCAAGGAGGAGGCAGGCTCAGTCTGGGAGGTTGCCGcacagaagaatgtctatccaGATGCAGTAAGGGAGAAAAGATCCTGCTATTGGCTTATCAACCTTCATGTTATGTCAGATGGAACTGCGGTTACAGCCTTGTCAAGGACGCTTGCCTGGTTTCGCAGGCAAATGCTTGCATCAGGCATTGGACCCAATCGCATCGACATTGTGACTGGATGGGGCCGGCGCAGCAGGGTAACTGGATCTTCTCTTGTCAGGCAAACAGTGGAAGAGCTGCTTCATATGTTTcagtttcctttctttactGAAAATGGTAACTCTGGGTGTTTTGTGGGGTGTGGTGAGCCTCTCGGCAGATGGTTGCTTCACCCCTATGTGGAGCGAATGCACTTGTTATAG